The Scyliorhinus canicula chromosome 11, sScyCan1.1, whole genome shotgun sequence genome contains a region encoding:
- the alg10 gene encoding dol-P-Glc:Glc(2)Man(9)GlcNAc(2)-PP-Dol alpha-1,2-glucosyltransferase isoform X1 encodes MERLEPFLFSAVVSCGFLVSSVVFALLSRGQRNPYMDEVFHVPQAQRYCDGRFSQWDPMITTLPGLYLVSTGIIKPVSWLMGWTGIAVCSTGMLRFINLLFSTGNLYLLYLLLCKIHQKNKATSAFQRIVSALALASFPLLYFFSFLYYTDAGSTFFILFAYLMCLYGSHSIAACLGFCAFMFRQTNIVWIIFCAGSVVAQKLTEAWKTDSLKKTDEKTPPVPSSTAEITKIVQFLSEYVLSLNNLKALILLIWPYIILVLGFLLFVFLNGGIVVGDRTNHEVSLNFPQLFYFFSFTLVFSVSHLLSPHKVSSFLHSVKKHPLFYTVLLIVSLLLVWKFTYVHKFLLADNRHYTFYIWKNIFQRHELIKYVLVPGYIFAAWTFIETLKSKSLFWNLAFFICLGVATVPQKLLEFRYFIVPYLIYRLNIPMPLRSKILAELALYSLVNVLTIYLFLNKTFQWPDKKEVQRFMW; translated from the exons ATGGAGCGCCTGGAGCCTTTCCTGTTCTCAGCCGTGGTGAGCTGCGGCTTCCTCGTGTCCTCGGTCGTCTTCGCTCTGCTCAGCCGGGGGCAGAGGAACCCTTACATGGACGAAGTTTTCCACGTGCCGCAGGCGCAGCGCTATTGCGATGGGAGATTTTCCCAG TGGGATCCAATGATCACAACTCTACCTGGCCTTTATCTGGTGTCTACTGGGATAATCAAGCCGGTGTCTTGGCTGATGGGCTGGACAGGAATTGCAGTGTGTTCTACGGGAATGCTAAGATTCATTAATCTGCTGTTCAGCACTGGGAACCTCTACTTACTTTACCTGCTATTGTGCAAGATACACCAAAAGAACAAG GCTACCTCCGCATTCCAGCGAATTGTGTCTGCATTAGCACTTGCCTCATTTCCCCTGCTTTACTTTTTCTCATTCCTCTATTACACAGATGCAGGCTCAACGTTTTTCATCTTATTTGCTTATCTGATGTGCCTGTATGGGAGTCACAGTATTGCTGCCTGCCTTGGCTTCTGTGCCTTTATGTTCAGGCAGACTAACATCGTCTGGATTATATTCTGcgcaggaagtgttgttgcacaGAAGTTGACAGAAGCGTGGAAAACCGATTCACTCAAAAAAACGGATGAAAAGACCCCCCCTGTTCCAAGTTCAACTGCAGAAATCACGAAAATTGTGCAATTCCTTTCAGAGTATGTCCTGTCGCTGAACAATCTTAAAGCACTGATACTTCTGATCTGGCCATACATCATCTTAGTTCTGGGTTTTCTGCTGTTTGTCTTCCTGAATGGAGGGATAGTTGTTGGCGATAGGACCAACCACGAGGTCTCTCTGAATTTTCCTCAGTTATTCTACTTCTTCTCCTTCACCCTTGTATTCTCTGTTTCTCACCTGCTTTCCCCTCATAAGGTTTCTTCCTTCCTACATTCAGTGAAGAAGCATCCATTGTTTTACACTGTTCTTTTAATTGTCTCCCTGTTGTTGGTTTGGAAGTTCACTTACGTTCATAAATTCTTGCTGGCCGATAACAGACACTACACGTTTTATATTTGGAAAAATATCTTTCAGAGGCACGAACTGATCAAGTATGTTTTGGTCCCAGGGTACATCTTTGCTGCTTGGACATTCATTGAAACATTGAAGTCCAAATCACTATTCTGGAACTTAGCATTTTTCATCTGTTTGGGTGTTGCCACTGTTCCACAAAAATTATTAGAGTTTCGTTATTTCATTGTGCCATACCTGATCTACAGACTGAACATTCCAATGCCCTTGAGGTCTAAGATTCTTGCAGAGCTGGCTTTGTATTCTCTAGTGAATGTGCTAACTATTTATTTGTTTCTAAACAAAACCTTTCAGTGGCCAGATAAAAAAGAAGTTCAAAGATTTATGTGGTGA
- the alg10 gene encoding dol-P-Glc:Glc(2)Man(9)GlcNAc(2)-PP-Dol alpha-1,2-glucosyltransferase isoform X2: MERLEPFLFSAVVSCGFLVSSVVFALLSRGQRNPYMDEVFHVPQAQRYCDGRFSQWDPMITTLPGLYLVSTGIIKPVSWLMGWTGIAVCSTGMLRFINLLFSTGNLYLLYLLLCKIHQKNKMQAQRFSSYLLI, from the exons ATGGAGCGCCTGGAGCCTTTCCTGTTCTCAGCCGTGGTGAGCTGCGGCTTCCTCGTGTCCTCGGTCGTCTTCGCTCTGCTCAGCCGGGGGCAGAGGAACCCTTACATGGACGAAGTTTTCCACGTGCCGCAGGCGCAGCGCTATTGCGATGGGAGATTTTCCCAG TGGGATCCAATGATCACAACTCTACCTGGCCTTTATCTGGTGTCTACTGGGATAATCAAGCCGGTGTCTTGGCTGATGGGCTGGACAGGAATTGCAGTGTGTTCTACGGGAATGCTAAGATTCATTAATCTGCTGTTCAGCACTGGGAACCTCTACTTACTTTACCTGCTATTGTGCAAGATACACCAAAAGAACAAG ATGCAGGCTCAACGTTTTTCATCTTATTTGCTTATCTGA